In Acidobacteriota bacterium, the sequence GAGGGACTAACATCAGTTACGCCCGATCTCTCCCGCGTTCTGAAACATGAGCTGGCGCATTCATTCATTCGTCAGGCTACGAACGGAAAATGTCCCGTTTGGCTGAACGAAGGATTGGCGCAGCTGGTCGAACCGCAATCTGCCGCGAAGTATCGCACTCCCTTGAGCAATTTATTCCAGAACGGGAAGCAAGCCCCTTTGCAGTCGATAGAAGGTAGTTTTATCGGTCTCGATTCCAATCAGGCGGCCATCGCCTACATCGAGTCGCTGGCCTACGTGGAATATATTCGCAACGCCTACGGCATGAACCGCATTGCCGACATCATGCGTAGCTTAAGCGAAGGTCAAAGTCCGGAAGAGTCTCTAAAGTCCGTCATTCACGACGACTACTCGCAACTCGAAGAAGAATTCGCTCAGCACCTACGCTAAGGTTCTCTCTCCTGCAGAAAACACTGGCGAGCAGCATCGCAGCTAGACGAAGGAGCAGGTTGGCTGCAGTCATGATGGGGGTGTTGTATTCGCGGGTTTGCGTTGATTACGTGGTTCCGGCCCGCCCGCGGCCGGAATCTTTGCTGCCAACGCATTGTAAGACAAAGTACAAATCACACCTTGGTCCCGCGAATCAAGTCAAGTTGTAAACAGCGCAAGCCTAGTACCGGCCGAGGCGGCCGGAACCACGTAATCAAAACGCACTGATCAAAACTCTCTTCCCTGATTGAAAGCCAAGACTTCGTCCACGCTAAGACGAGGCTTACGCGGCGCATTGCCTGGAGCGGGATAGCCAAGAGTTATGAGCATTACCGGCACATAACGATCAGAGATGCCAAATATCTTCTTTACCTGCTCAGGATCGAATCCGATCATTGGCCCCGTCGCATATCCGCGAGCCTGGGCTGCGAACATGAACGTCATCCCCGCGAGTGCTCCAGATCGGATGGCTTCATCACGCTGGAATTGCGCGTTGCTTGCGTAAGCTGCCGCGGCTCGCTTTGCGCCGCTGTCGGCCGCTTCTTGAGTCATCTTGCCGCTCTTCACCAGCGGAGCGAGGATCGTGCTTAGCTTCTCGTATCCGCGCAAATCCCCGAGGACGATCATCGTGGCTGATGCTTGTCCGACCTTCGCCTGATTGTGGGCCGCAGCCTGCAATAGTCTCTTCTTCTCAGGATCGGTGACCGCGACAAATCGCCAATGCTGAATGTTGAAGGAGGACGGGGCTTGGGTTGCATCGGCTATGATCTCGCGAATCTCAGCCTCGCTAATTGGTTTGTT encodes:
- a CDS encoding nitroreductase family protein, whose product is MKDAVTVIRERTSINLFDPNKPISEAEIREIIADATQAPSSFNIQHWRFVAVTDPEKKRLLQAAAHNQAKVGQASATMIVLGDLRGYEKLSTILAPLVKSGKMTQEAADSGAKRAAAAYASNAQFQRDEAIRSGALAGMTFMFAAQARGYATGPMIGFDPEQVKKIFGISDRYVPVMLITLGYPAPGNAPRKPRLSVDEVLAFNQGREF